The Thermus islandicus DSM 21543 DNA segment TCAAGGTTCCGGCGGACCGGTACTGGGGGGCCCAGACCCAGCGCTCTCTAGAGCACTTCCGGATAGGGGCCTGGCGCTTCCGCATGCCCCTCGAGGTCATCCGCGCTTACGGGATGCTGAAGAAGGCGGCGGCCAGAGCCAACCTCGAGCTGGGGGAGCTTCCCGAGGAGATCGCAAGGGCCATCCTCCAGGCGGCGGAGGAGGTGGTCCAGGGCAAGCTGGACGACCACTTCCCCCTGGTGGTCTTCCAGACCGGAAGCGGGACCCAGACGAACATGAACGTGAACGAGGTCATCGCCAACCGGGCCTCGGAGATCCTCGGAAAGCCCCTGGGGAGCAAGTACGTCCACCCCAACGACCACGTCAACCGGGGGCAGAGCTCCAACGACACCTTCCCCACCGCCATGTACGTGGCCGTGGCCCTGGCCCTCCACCAGAGGCTCTACCCCGCGGCGGAGGCCCTGATCCGGACCTTTGAGGAGAAGGCCCGGGCCTTTGACGACATCGTCAAGATCGGTCGCACCCACCTCATGGACGCCGTGCCCATCACCTTGGGCCAGGAGGTGGGAAGCTGGGCCGCCCAGCTCAGGAACACCCTGGCCATGGTGAAGGAGGCGGAAAAGGGCCTCTACCACCTCGCCATCGGGGGCACGGCGGTGGGCACGGGCTTAAACGCCCACCCCCGCTTCGGGGAGCTGGTGGCCAAGTACCTCGCGGAGGAAACGGGCCTTCCCTTCCGGGTGGCGGAGAACCGCTTCGCCGCCTTGGCCGCCCATGACGAGCTGGTCTTTGTCATGGGGGCCCTCC contains these protein-coding regions:
- the fumC gene encoding class II fumarate hydratase, giving the protein MDYRIERDTMGEVKVPADRYWGAQTQRSLEHFRIGAWRFRMPLEVIRAYGMLKKAAARANLELGELPEEIARAILQAAEEVVQGKLDDHFPLVVFQTGSGTQTNMNVNEVIANRASEILGKPLGSKYVHPNDHVNRGQSSNDTFPTAMYVAVALALHQRLYPAAEALIRTFEEKARAFDDIVKIGRTHLMDAVPITLGQEVGSWAAQLRNTLAMVKEAEKGLYHLAIGGTAVGTGLNAHPRFGELVAKYLAEETGLPFRVAENRFAALAAHDELVFVMGALRTLAGALMKIGNDVRWLASGPYGGIGEIFIPANEPGSSIMPGKVNPTQVEALTMVVVRVFGNDHAVAFAGSQGNFQLNVFKPVMADAALESIRLLAEAMESFNEHLAKGIEPNLERIEEHLQKNPMLATALNQAIGYDKAAEIVKKALKERKTLKQAALELGYLTEEEFDRIVVPMKLAKPHG